From the Leucobacter denitrificans genome, one window contains:
- a CDS encoding CoA-acylating methylmalonate-semialdehyde dehydrogenase: MVRELSHFVDGELRAGTSGEFSDVFNPSTGEIAARVPLASHSEVAAAISTAEEAQHEWGALNPQRRARVLMRFLRLIERDIDELAEMLSREHGKTLADSKGDVQRGVEVIEFALGAPHLLKGEYSTNAGSDGIDVYSMRQPLGVVAGITPFNFPAMIPLWKMGPALAAGNAFILKPSERDPSVPLHLAQLLTEAGLPDGVLQVLNGDKRAVDAILTDKRVQAVGFVGSTPIARYIYETAAANGKRAQCFGGAKNHMIVMPDADLDQAADALVGAGYGSAGERCMAISVAVPVGKATADALAAKLTERVKQLRVGDTHDERADYGPLITRDAVDRVTHYIEAGVEEGASLLVDGRGLTVEGFEEGFYLGPSLFDYVTTDMSVYRDEVFGPVLFIARAATYEEALRLPSEHDYGNGVSIFTRDGDTARDFAARVNVGMVGVNVPIPVPIAYHTFGGWKESGFGDLNQHGPDSFRFYTKTKTVTSRWPSGIKEGASFVIPTMQ; encoded by the coding sequence ATGGTTCGCGAACTTTCACACTTTGTCGATGGCGAGCTGCGCGCGGGCACCTCGGGAGAATTCTCCGACGTGTTTAACCCGAGCACGGGCGAGATTGCCGCACGCGTGCCCCTTGCTTCGCACAGCGAGGTGGCCGCGGCGATCTCGACTGCGGAAGAAGCGCAACACGAGTGGGGTGCACTCAACCCGCAGCGCCGAGCGCGCGTGCTCATGCGGTTCTTGCGCCTCATCGAGCGAGACATAGACGAACTTGCAGAGATGCTCTCGCGTGAGCATGGAAAGACGCTCGCAGACTCGAAGGGCGACGTGCAGCGAGGTGTAGAGGTCATCGAGTTCGCGCTCGGTGCGCCGCACCTGCTGAAGGGGGAGTACAGTACCAACGCCGGGAGTGACGGCATCGACGTCTACTCGATGCGGCAGCCACTCGGTGTCGTCGCGGGCATCACGCCATTCAACTTTCCAGCCATGATTCCGCTCTGGAAGATGGGACCAGCGCTCGCCGCGGGCAACGCGTTCATTCTCAAGCCGAGCGAGCGCGACCCGTCGGTGCCGTTGCACCTGGCCCAATTGCTTACCGAGGCCGGCCTCCCCGATGGAGTGCTTCAGGTGCTCAACGGCGACAAGCGGGCGGTCGACGCGATTCTCACCGACAAGCGTGTGCAGGCTGTGGGGTTTGTGGGATCCACACCGATTGCGCGATATATCTACGAAACCGCCGCAGCGAACGGCAAGCGAGCGCAGTGCTTCGGTGGGGCAAAGAACCACATGATCGTCATGCCAGACGCAGACCTCGACCAGGCCGCCGATGCCCTCGTGGGCGCGGGTTACGGATCGGCGGGCGAGCGCTGCATGGCGATCTCGGTCGCAGTGCCGGTCGGCAAAGCGACGGCTGATGCGCTCGCGGCCAAGCTCACAGAGCGGGTGAAGCAACTTCGTGTGGGTGACACACACGATGAGCGCGCAGACTATGGCCCGCTCATCACGCGAGACGCGGTGGATCGGGTGACCCACTACATCGAGGCGGGCGTCGAAGAGGGCGCAAGTTTGCTCGTCGACGGCAGGGGACTGACGGTAGAAGGTTTCGAAGAGGGCTTCTACCTCGGGCCGTCGCTCTTTGACTACGTCACGACCGACATGAGCGTGTACCGCGACGAGGTCTTCGGCCCTGTGCTGTTCATCGCGCGGGCCGCGACGTACGAGGAAGCACTTCGGCTGCCATCGGAGCACGACTATGGCAACGGTGTTTCAATCTTCACCAGAGACGGCGACACGGCGCGCGACTTCGCGGCTCGGGTCAACGTCGGCATGGTCGGCGTGAACGTGCCGATTCCGGTGCCCATCGCGTACCACACGTTCGGCGGCTGGAAAGAGTCGGGCTTTGGCGACCTCAACCAGCACGGCCCAGACTCGTTCCGCTTCTACACAAAGACGAAGACCGTCACATCGCGGTGGCCCTCCGGAATCAAGGAAGGGGCAAGCTTCGTTATACCGACGATGCAGTGA
- a CDS encoding lactococcin 972 family bacteriocin translates to MKTSRKFLSAAALAAAVLLATPMAANAVTVSKGGGTWTYSAEAKNLYSQYQHHSRTHKATVENLSQRHSSGWRPKGVLATAALSASLFGNKAYWDVI, encoded by the coding sequence GTGAAAACCTCAAGAAAATTTCTATCTGCCGCTGCACTTGCAGCAGCCGTATTACTCGCGACACCGATGGCAGCGAATGCAGTGACTGTCTCAAAAGGCGGCGGAACATGGACGTACTCGGCCGAGGCGAAGAACCTCTACTCTCAGTATCAACACCATTCACGAACACATAAAGCCACCGTCGAGAACCTCAGTCAAAGACATTCCAGCGGCTGGCGGCCGAAAGGGGTTCTCGCTACAGCGGCATTGAGTGCGAGCCTTTTCGGAAATAAGGCCTACTGGGATGTGATCTAG
- a CDS encoding peptidoglycan-binding domain-containing protein yields MKVNIVKASLALFCVGIPLVLGGAAGYLVFADDLPEAIGTSAQEKVAPVTYREFTDTHNVEVDLVQDKSTNLRSSGGGRVTAVNCKPGQTWENGKSYIEIDGEPIVNLATSAPLWRDISMGDFGKDVEELQAQLAKIGYNSEGNGVLGPYASASVVELRRANGSLTEPTNVVEMQNFLWVPSDSLEVSNCNIEVGQMLAPDQTVASVQGAIREVSVKSLPDFNQEVGMELVVDDIAIPLEADGSVADQSSFQKLVKTPSYIQSLASSTAQGETPNEIPTGKLTLKGAIRLSEPIRVAVIPPAALFGENGANACVLLNEKSFEVSILGSELGQTFVVGRDGDLPELVNLNPKESRCP; encoded by the coding sequence GTGAAGGTCAATATCGTTAAAGCCTCACTAGCCCTATTCTGTGTCGGCATACCGCTGGTCCTCGGCGGTGCCGCCGGGTACCTCGTCTTTGCAGACGATCTACCAGAGGCCATCGGTACATCAGCCCAAGAAAAGGTTGCTCCGGTGACTTATAGGGAGTTCACTGACACCCACAATGTGGAAGTCGATTTGGTTCAGGATAAATCAACCAACCTCAGGTCATCCGGCGGTGGAAGAGTAACCGCAGTCAATTGCAAACCGGGTCAGACTTGGGAAAACGGGAAGAGCTACATCGAGATTGACGGGGAACCAATCGTAAACCTTGCCACCAGCGCCCCGCTCTGGCGCGATATTTCCATGGGTGACTTCGGAAAAGATGTAGAGGAACTGCAGGCACAACTCGCAAAGATTGGATACAACTCAGAAGGCAACGGAGTCTTGGGCCCTTATGCGTCAGCTTCAGTGGTCGAGCTTCGCCGAGCCAATGGGAGCCTCACTGAACCGACAAACGTAGTCGAGATGCAAAATTTTCTTTGGGTTCCATCGGATTCTTTGGAAGTCTCAAACTGCAATATTGAAGTCGGGCAAATGCTTGCTCCTGATCAGACAGTTGCGTCCGTCCAAGGGGCAATACGTGAAGTTTCCGTCAAGAGCCTGCCTGACTTCAATCAAGAGGTGGGCATGGAACTCGTGGTCGACGATATTGCTATTCCCCTCGAGGCAGATGGCAGCGTTGCTGACCAAAGCTCATTTCAAAAGTTAGTAAAGACGCCCTCTTACATTCAGTCGCTTGCATCATCTACCGCTCAGGGTGAGACTCCAAACGAAATTCCTACAGGAAAGTTGACACTCAAGGGAGCAATTCGGCTTTCCGAGCCAATTCGGGTTGCGGTGATCCCACCAGCAGCACTCTTCGGTGAGAACGGGGCCAACGCTTGCGTTCTTTTGAACGAGAAATCGTTCGAAGTTTCGATACTCGGCTCAGAGCTCGGTCAGACCTTTGTCGTTGGGCGAGACGGAGATCTTCCTGAATTGGTGAACTTAAACCCAAAGGAATCAAGATGTCCGTGA
- a CDS encoding ATP-binding cassette domain-containing protein, which produces MSVRFEGVGHKFTEEAWLFRGLTLQLSPGHVYALTGPSGSGKSTLLNLLSRWNSPTEGKVVINVPGRTSWVFQNPHGTPRRSALDHLMLPLLAKGEHTKNARSRSLELLSRFGLREVALREFRALSGGEAQRLMLACGIAVSPGLLLVDEPTAQLDPATAQDVNRAIRELISPETIVVIATHDHETQVACTDHIDLRKYQPFNVPSFVGS; this is translated from the coding sequence ATGTCCGTGAGGTTTGAGGGCGTCGGTCATAAATTCACAGAGGAAGCATGGCTTTTCCGAGGCCTGACTCTGCAACTTTCCCCGGGGCATGTTTATGCGCTCACGGGACCGTCGGGTTCTGGCAAGAGCACCCTCCTAAATTTGCTATCCCGATGGAACAGCCCCACAGAAGGCAAGGTCGTAATCAATGTTCCTGGACGTACTTCCTGGGTATTTCAGAATCCACATGGGACTCCTCGTCGGAGCGCACTCGATCACCTGATGCTTCCGTTACTTGCCAAAGGTGAACATACCAAGAACGCACGCAGTCGATCCTTAGAGCTACTATCAAGATTCGGGCTGCGCGAAGTTGCCCTGCGTGAGTTTCGTGCGCTTTCGGGCGGGGAAGCACAACGTCTCATGCTCGCTTGTGGAATTGCAGTAAGTCCCGGGCTTCTCCTCGTCGATGAGCCAACTGCTCAACTTGATCCCGCCACAGCACAGGACGTGAATAGAGCTATCCGAGAGCTCATCAGCCCCGAGACTATCGTTGTCATTGCAACTCACGATCACGAAACACAAGTGGCGTGCACTGATCATATTGACTTGCGTAAGTACCAACCATTCAACGTACCCAGTTTCGTAGGAAGCTAG
- a CDS encoding RidA family protein, which yields MSSQIINPPTLIKPSGFAHGVKAGELVYLGGQTAMDLNGNIVPGGIVEQFVQAFSNVLTTLEAAGGKPSDLVDVTIYLTDVETYQQHGREIGRLWRELAGTEYPAMAGIGVTRLWQPEALIEIQGVAYISEQE from the coding sequence ATGTCGAGCCAAATCATCAACCCGCCAACGCTCATCAAACCAAGCGGATTCGCGCACGGAGTGAAGGCAGGTGAGCTCGTCTACCTCGGTGGGCAGACGGCAATGGATCTCAACGGCAACATTGTCCCCGGAGGCATCGTCGAGCAGTTTGTTCAGGCCTTCTCGAACGTGCTCACTACGCTCGAGGCGGCGGGCGGTAAGCCTAGCGATCTCGTCGATGTGACGATCTACCTCACCGATGTCGAGACGTACCAGCAGCACGGCCGTGAGATCGGTCGACTCTGGCGCGAACTTGCCGGCACCGAGTACCCGGCAATGGCGGGCATCGGGGTGACTCGTCTGTGGCAGCCCGAGGCGCTTATCGAGATTCAGGGAGTCGCCTACATCTCAGAACAGGAGTAA
- a CDS encoding fumarylacetoacetate hydrolase family protein produces MRLATLKLNTHSGAGATFAAVGDSAGWVHIDTPNVQTFISHESWRAAGEAALREPTRLAEGSFEFLTPVPQPAKVICCGLNYHDHIVETGREVPEYPTLFAKFADTLTGPADDIAVSLTSRVDWEAELAVVIGREIYQVNISEARAAILGYTVANDISMRDWQQRTLQWFQGKTFDRTTPVGPCIVTADEIDPVDGLDIECRINGKVVQSSNTRELVFDSARLVAYVSSFTRLQPGDIILTGTPGGVALGMENPQYMRNGDTVETFIEGIGGLRNTIRMTPTH; encoded by the coding sequence ATGCGGCTTGCAACATTGAAGTTGAACACTCACTCAGGTGCGGGCGCGACCTTTGCGGCTGTTGGAGATAGCGCAGGTTGGGTTCATATTGATACGCCAAATGTTCAGACGTTCATTTCACATGAAAGTTGGCGCGCCGCTGGCGAAGCTGCGCTTCGTGAACCCACCCGCCTCGCGGAAGGAAGCTTTGAATTTCTCACACCGGTACCCCAACCGGCGAAAGTGATCTGCTGCGGCCTGAATTATCACGACCACATCGTTGAAACTGGACGTGAGGTTCCCGAGTACCCCACCCTGTTCGCAAAGTTTGCTGACACTCTCACCGGCCCCGCAGACGATATTGCTGTTTCTCTCACCTCTCGGGTGGACTGGGAGGCAGAACTTGCGGTTGTCATCGGCCGAGAGATCTACCAGGTGAACATTTCTGAGGCACGCGCTGCGATTCTTGGGTACACAGTCGCCAATGACATCTCAATGCGTGATTGGCAACAACGAACCCTGCAGTGGTTTCAGGGTAAGACGTTCGACCGCACGACTCCAGTTGGTCCATGTATTGTCACGGCCGACGAGATCGATCCCGTTGATGGCTTAGACATCGAATGCCGCATCAATGGCAAAGTAGTGCAAAGCAGTAACACCCGAGAGTTGGTGTTCGACTCAGCTCGCCTCGTGGCCTATGTTTCGAGCTTTACCCGTCTGCAGCCCGGAGACATTATTCTCACCGGCACCCCCGGAGGCGTCGCGCTCGGAATGGAGAACCCGCAGTACATGCGTAATGGTGACACGGTTGAGACATTTATCGAAGGAATAGGTGGGCTACGAAACACAATTCGCATGACCCCTACGCACTGA
- a CDS encoding MFS transporter, translating into MSSQTTTSATLNAWPVPRAVTNIVLLSCFLAILADGYDIGVIGAVLPAIADDPEWGLTPVELGGLASWSLVGMLIGALFIGTLSDRLGRKRMLLVSMTIFTVMQLGAALSPTPELFGLFRFLGGLGMGGIIPVGAALTIEYSAPNKRSLNYGLMYSGYSLGIVASAITSMLLLSNLGWRWVIAAGAVPVLLIPIIAKLLPESLESLENRGQHDRAVTLAEKLKISPYVPAIPKQLDVHEPVSWQRILGQLFSPRYLRSTIFLWIALFAGLLLVYGLNSWLPSIMRASGYELGPALAFLLVFSLASAVGGLGVGWLSDRYGAKSVLILFYLVGGIACLLMMFPNSMLINLCLVGLSGIGAISTSLVLTAYITDYYPASIRATATGWALSFARIGAIMGPIVGGWLAALNVGTEWNFITFALVAVVAAIAVALVPNKPLESR; encoded by the coding sequence GTGTCTTCTCAAACAACAACATCCGCAACCTTGAACGCGTGGCCGGTGCCGCGGGCGGTGACGAACATCGTGCTTCTGAGTTGCTTCCTCGCAATTCTTGCCGATGGTTACGACATCGGGGTCATCGGTGCGGTGCTGCCAGCAATCGCGGATGATCCGGAGTGGGGCCTGACTCCGGTAGAACTCGGTGGCCTCGCCTCGTGGTCGCTTGTGGGCATGCTCATCGGGGCACTATTCATTGGTACATTGAGCGATCGTCTCGGTCGCAAACGCATGCTCCTCGTATCGATGACGATCTTCACGGTGATGCAACTCGGGGCAGCGCTCTCGCCGACCCCCGAACTGTTTGGGCTGTTCCGCTTCCTTGGCGGCCTTGGTATGGGTGGAATCATCCCAGTGGGTGCTGCACTAACGATCGAGTATTCCGCACCCAACAAGCGTTCCCTGAACTACGGGCTGATGTACTCGGGCTACTCACTTGGCATAGTGGCATCTGCCATCACATCAATGCTTCTGCTTTCGAACCTTGGCTGGCGCTGGGTGATTGCCGCAGGAGCAGTGCCGGTATTGCTTATTCCGATCATCGCAAAGTTGCTTCCAGAATCACTCGAATCACTGGAAAATCGCGGTCAGCATGACCGGGCCGTAACGTTGGCTGAGAAGCTTAAGATCTCGCCGTACGTGCCCGCGATCCCGAAACAGCTCGACGTGCACGAACCAGTGTCTTGGCAGCGAATTCTCGGACAGCTATTCTCGCCGCGCTACCTTCGATCCACCATCTTCTTGTGGATCGCGCTATTCGCGGGCCTGCTGCTCGTGTATGGACTCAACTCGTGGTTGCCGTCGATCATGCGTGCCTCTGGGTATGAGCTCGGGCCGGCACTCGCATTTCTGTTGGTGTTCAGTCTCGCTTCAGCGGTTGGAGGTCTGGGCGTAGGTTGGCTCTCAGACCGGTACGGCGCGAAATCTGTGCTCATCTTGTTTTACCTGGTGGGCGGAATCGCGTGCCTCCTCATGATGTTCCCGAACTCGATGCTCATTAACCTCTGCCTCGTGGGATTATCTGGAATCGGAGCGATCTCCACCTCACTCGTGCTCACTGCCTACATCACTGATTACTATCCCGCTTCAATTCGTGCAACGGCTACGGGTTGGGCGCTGAGTTTCGCGCGCATCGGCGCAATTATGGGTCCTATCGTGGGTGGGTGGCTGGCCGCGCTCAATGTGGGAACGGAATGGAACTTCATCACATTTGCACTTGTTGCCGTTGTCGCGGCGATCGCCGTCGCCCTCGTGCCGAACAAGCCGCTCGAGTCTCGGTAG